In the Bacillota bacterium genome, one interval contains:
- the cbiB gene encoding adenosylcobinamide-phosphate synthase CbiB, with product MDRLGLFLTALILAGICDWLFGDPPGLPHPVRLLGRVITRLESIAIRLFVSPGNLIFAGFLITAVTAGASVSVVLLVISAAYKTHPIAGFVVETYLIFTVIAGGDLRNHVVRVKEELEGENHVRARSQVAMLVSRDTEMLDENGISKAALESLFENSADGFVSPLFYIALGGPAGAVLFKTVSTLDSMLGHKSGHYYYLGRFPARLDDLLNFIPARLTALLILLAGAGQGRFTRGLKVLQQDHGKHESPNSAWPEAAAAGILNVRLGGVDSYKGRVKERPVINETGDMPRKDDLGKGLSLYFRTTLIAFLLLASLAWWLRYMEGVYF from the coding sequence ATGGACCGCCTCGGTTTATTTTTAACAGCATTGATACTAGCCGGTATTTGTGATTGGTTATTCGGTGATCCCCCCGGGCTTCCACATCCTGTTCGCCTTTTGGGCCGGGTTATTACCAGACTTGAAAGTATTGCAATCAGATTGTTCGTATCGCCCGGAAATTTGATCTTCGCTGGATTTTTGATTACCGCTGTTACAGCAGGCGCTTCGGTATCAGTGGTGTTGTTGGTCATTTCAGCTGCATATAAAACGCATCCTATCGCCGGTTTTGTTGTAGAAACTTACTTAATCTTCACCGTGATCGCCGGTGGAGATCTCAGAAATCATGTCGTCAGGGTTAAAGAGGAGCTTGAAGGGGAAAATCACGTAAGGGCCAGATCACAGGTGGCCATGCTGGTCAGCAGGGACACTGAAATGCTTGATGAAAACGGTATTTCAAAAGCTGCATTGGAAAGCTTGTTTGAAAATAGTGCAGATGGATTTGTTTCCCCATTATTCTATATAGCATTGGGCGGACCGGCCGGGGCAGTTTTATTCAAAACTGTGAGTACGCTTGATTCAATGTTAGGTCATAAAAGCGGGCATTATTATTATCTCGGAAGATTCCCTGCCAGGTTGGATGATCTGCTGAATTTTATACCGGCGAGACTTACAGCGCTATTAATATTACTGGCCGGGGCTGGACAGGGAAGATTTACCAGGGGATTAAAGGTTTTGCAGCAAGATCACGGCAAACATGAAAGCCCAAACAGCGCCTGGCCTGAAGCTGCAGCTGCCGGAATTCTCAATGTCAGACTTGGTGGGGTTGATAGCTACAAGGGCAGGGTAAAAGAACGGCCTGTGATCAATGAAACGGGAGATATGCCCCGTAAGGATGATCTGGGTAAAGGTCTTTCATTATATTTTCGAACAACCCTAATTGCTTTTCTATTATTAGCAAGCCTGGCCTGGTGGCTGAGATATATGGAGGGAGTTTATTTTTGA
- the cobS gene encoding adenosylcobinamide-GDP ribazoletransferase codes for MKNYLRALSFLTVLPLPFVLFKEGSDDLSSSASAFPLAGATIGLIIGFISRVSLNVLPAAFVAVLYPVFSFFLTRGIHFDGMADTADGLIGTTSKEKALKAMEDSAVGVMGAVSVFLICLLKISLLANLQLQAFLLAVLFMPMAGRWAIVYSGTWYQPARNKGLGDLFLRGLTVPILLKASLGALVLLVAILWFNASYAVSVLAGFAAALASAHLLAWYASRRLGGLTGDILGAANEIGELFFIIFFYILLNSSLAADGSSWVVNIVAAII; via the coding sequence TTGAAAAATTACCTGCGAGCATTGAGCTTTTTAACCGTTTTACCTCTGCCTTTCGTTTTGTTTAAGGAAGGAAGTGATGACCTTTCATCATCTGCTTCTGCTTTTCCACTGGCTGGTGCAACAATTGGCCTGATTATCGGTTTTATTTCCCGGGTATCATTGAATGTTCTTCCAGCAGCCTTTGTTGCAGTACTCTATCCCGTTTTCAGTTTCTTTCTGACCAGGGGAATTCATTTTGACGGGATGGCCGATACAGCCGATGGTTTGATCGGAACTACCAGCAAAGAGAAAGCTTTGAAAGCGATGGAAGATAGTGCTGTCGGTGTAATGGGCGCTGTTTCTGTATTTTTAATCTGCCTGTTAAAAATATCCTTACTGGCCAATTTACAGCTTCAGGCTTTTTTGCTCGCAGTGTTATTTATGCCTATGGCTGGAAGGTGGGCGATTGTTTACAGTGGTACCTGGTATCAGCCTGCAAGGAACAAGGGATTAGGCGATCTATTTTTAAGGGGGCTTACCGTGCCGATCTTGTTGAAGGCTTCTCTGGGTGCCCTGGTCTTACTAGTTGCTATTCTCTGGTTTAACGCTTCCTATGCAGTATCCGTCCTGGCCGGATTTGCAGCTGCTCTCGCTTCAGCTCATCTACTCGCGTGGTATGCCTCCCGGCGACTTGGCGGCTTAACCGGAGATATCCTCGGTGCGGCAAATGAGATAGGGGAACTGTTCTTTATAATT